A window from Calditerrivibrio sp. encodes these proteins:
- a CDS encoding AAA family ATPase, with translation MKKLPIGISTFKTIIEENYVYVDKTKEAYELIENGQYYFLSRPRRFGKSLFLDTLRSIFEGKKELFEGLYIYDKWDWSKKYPVIRISFNDGNFKSKEGFNKTLYQLLDFNQRYLQVKCPEDFDMPGCFKRLIEETYYKYKQKVVILIDEYDKPILDNIEDRELATVMREELKGFYAVIKGSDEYIKFVFITGVSKFSKVSLFSGLNNLEDITLNPRYATIAGYTHRDLETVFSEHLKGQDYEKIRRWYNGYKWLGEAVYNPFDILLFISNGYMYRNYWFSTGTPTFLLKLMEANNYFLPNFENVLKDESML, from the coding sequence ATGAAGAAACTACCAATAGGGATTTCTACATTTAAGACGATCATTGAAGAAAATTATGTGTATGTTGATAAGACCAAAGAGGCGTATGAGCTGATAGAAAATGGTCAGTACTATTTCCTCTCTCGCCCCCGAAGGTTTGGGAAGTCTCTGTTTTTGGACACGTTGAGGTCTATATTTGAGGGTAAAAAGGAGCTTTTTGAAGGTCTTTATATATATGACAAGTGGGACTGGTCTAAGAAGTATCCTGTTATTAGGATAAGCTTTAACGATGGTAATTTTAAGAGTAAAGAGGGTTTTAACAAAACCCTCTATCAGCTTTTAGACTTTAATCAGAGATATTTACAGGTAAAGTGTCCAGAAGATTTTGATATGCCTGGCTGTTTTAAGAGGTTAATAGAGGAGACATATTACAAATATAAACAGAAAGTGGTAATATTGATAGATGAGTATGACAAGCCAATCCTTGACAACATAGAGGATAGGGAGCTTGCTACTGTGATGCGGGAGGAGCTTAAGGGTTTTTATGCGGTTATAAAGGGTTCTGATGAGTATATCAAGTTTGTATTTATTACTGGGGTATCCAAGTTTTCGAAGGTATCGTTGTTTAGTGGATTGAATAACCTTGAAGATATAACATTAAACCCGAGATATGCAACAATTGCAGGATATACCCATAGGGATCTTGAGACGGTGTTTAGTGAACATCTAAAGGGTCAGGATTATGAGAAGATTAGGCGTTGGTATAATGGATATAAGTGGCTTGGTGAGGCTGTGTATAACCCCTTTGATATTCTTTTGTTTATATCCAATGGGTATATGTATCGCAATTACTGGTTTTCCACTGGGACTCCTACTTTTTTATTGAAGCTTATGGAGGCCAATAATTATTTTTTACCTAATTTTGAGAATGTATTAAAAGATGAGAGTATGCT